The window CGTTTTGAGCAGGTAGTGACTGAATGCAATGATTTTGCTGACCGTTTCCCGGAAAGCAAATTATTAAAAGAGGTGGAGCGTTATTCCAACTTATCGCAAAACAATATTAAAGAAACCAGTAAAGCCCTCAATAATGAGCAAGTTAAGAAGACAAATTAGCGCTAACACCGCTAACACAGCGGAAACCAAGGATCTGAATGTGATCAAAGGCAAAACCGGTAATGTGTATGAATCCATTGCCATCATTGCCAAGCGCGCCAACCAGATCAATATTTCCCTGAAAGAGGAGTTGCACAACAAGCTGGAGGAATTTGCCAGTCATACAGATAGCCTGGAGGAAATCCATGAGAACAAGGAGCAGATAGAAATATCCAGGGCCTATGAGCGTATGCCCAATCCTGCTTTGCTGGCTACCCAGGAATTCCTGGACGATAAGATCTATTATCGTAAGAATGAAGATGATCTGTTCAGCTAAGCTTTTCTCTCAGTAAAAATAGTAAGCGATGGGGCGATATCCTGTCGCTTTTTGTTTTGAACAAGAAACTTTTAATCATGTTCCAGGACAAAAAGATCTTGCTCGCCGTTACGGGAAGTATTGCTGCCTATAAATCTATCCTGCTCACCAGGTTACTGGTAAAGGCCGGCGCCGAAGTAAAAATTGTAATGACGCCTGCCGCCCGCGACTTTGTTTCGCCCTTAACACTTTCCACGCTTTCCAGGAACCCTGTAGTTATGGACCTCGCCAGTAATGAATCCTGGTCCAATCACGTGCAATTGGGCCGCTGGGCCGATATTATGGTCATAGCCCCGCTAAGCTGTAATACGCTGGCTAAAATGGCGCATGGACTGTGCGATAATATGCTACTGGCCACTTACTTATCAGCTACCTGTCCGGTAGTGATAGCTCCGGCCATGGATGAAGATATGTGGCACCACCCCACCACCAAGGCCAATTTGCAGAAACTGGAGTCTTTTGGCAATAAGATCATCCCGGTAGGCAGGGGAGAGCTGGCCAGCGGTCTCTATGGCGATGGCAGGATGGCCGAGCCGGAAGCGATCGTGCAGTTTATACAGGAGCATTTTTTTTTGAAGCAGGACCTGGCCGGTAAGAAGGCATTGGTTACCGCAGGCCCCACGTATGAACCGATTGACCCTGTGCGCTTTATTGGCAATCATTCCTCCGGGAAGATGGGACTGGCCATTGCGGAAGAACTGGCTAAAAGAGGCGCCAGCGTTCACCTGGTATTAGGGCCTTCGGCTGTGCATACCGATATACCGGGTATAAAGGTGCATAGGGTGCAAACGGCTGAACAGATGTACGAGGCCTGCATGAAGGAATTTGCTACCGCAGGTATCGCTGTGATGTCGGCCGCTGTAGCCGATTATACGCCCGCCGTTACCGAGCCGGAAAAGATCAAGAAATCGTCTGGTTCCATAACCGTAGAACTTACCAAAACAAAGGATATCCTGAAGGCCCTGGGACAGGAAAAGCGTAAAGGACAGTTATTGGTAGGCTTCGCCCTCGAAACCACGAATGAAAAGGAATATGCACTGGGTAAGCTGGCCAGCAAAAATGCTGATATAATTGTCTTAAATTCCCTGAATGACGAGGGGGCCGGCTTTGGTTATGATACGAATAAGATCACTATTTTTGAAAGAAGCGGAAACGAAATCCCCTACGAGCGAAAACCCAAACAACAAGTGGCCCATGATATCGTTGATAGAATTGTAAACATGTTGTATGCGCAATAAACTTTTTTTGTTGGTGCTGGTATTTTCCGGGCTGCAGGCAACTGTGACAGCCCAGGAATTGCAGGCACGTATTAACATTAATGCCAGCCAGGTAAGCTCACAAACAGATAAGAAGATCTTTTCGACGCTTCAGAACTCCCTGAATACATTCCTGAATAACCGTAAATGGACGAATGAAACTTTCCAGGCGAATGAAAAGATCGTTTGCCATTTCCTCATCGTTATCAGGGCAGCGCTTCCCGGGAATGTTTACCAGGCATCCATCACTGTGCAGGCGGCAAGGCCGGTATTTAATGCCAGCTATGAAACGCCCCTGATCAATTTCCAGGATGAGTCGTTTAACTTCAAGTACGTGGAGTACCAGCCCATTGAATTCAACGAAAACCGTGTATCAGGTTCAGATCCCCTGGTATCCAATCTGACGGCCACACTTGCCTATTATGTGTATGTAATCCTGGGGCTCGACTTTGATTCATTTGCTTTGCGGGGCGGTGATCCTTATTTTCAGAAGGCCCAGGCGATTGTCAACAATGCCCCTGAAAACAGGGATATCGCCGGTTGGAAGGCTTTTGACGGATTGCGTAACCGTTACTGGCTGATGGAAAACCTTACGAATAACCGGTACACCCTGGTGCATGATGCCATTTACAGTTATTACAGGCTGGGCATGGATGCGATGTATGAAAATGAAAAGGAAGGCCGGAATGGCATCCTGAACACCCTGAATATCCTGAATACCCTGAACACAGATATTTCCAATACGATGATTATTCCCTTTTTCTTTCAGGGTAAAACCAATGAGCTGGTACGTGTGTTCAAAAAAGCCACACCGGAAGAGAAACAAAAGGCGCGTG of the Paraflavitalea devenefica genome contains:
- a CDS encoding DNA-directed RNA polymerase subunit omega, which codes for MSKLRRQISANTANTAETKDLNVIKGKTGNVYESIAIIAKRANQINISLKEELHNKLEEFASHTDSLEEIHENKEQIEISRAYERMPNPALLATQEFLDDKIYYRKNEDDLFS
- the coaBC gene encoding bifunctional phosphopantothenoylcysteine decarboxylase/phosphopantothenate--cysteine ligase CoaBC, with translation MFQDKKILLAVTGSIAAYKSILLTRLLVKAGAEVKIVMTPAARDFVSPLTLSTLSRNPVVMDLASNESWSNHVQLGRWADIMVIAPLSCNTLAKMAHGLCDNMLLATYLSATCPVVIAPAMDEDMWHHPTTKANLQKLESFGNKIIPVGRGELASGLYGDGRMAEPEAIVQFIQEHFFLKQDLAGKKALVTAGPTYEPIDPVRFIGNHSSGKMGLAIAEELAKRGASVHLVLGPSAVHTDIPGIKVHRVQTAEQMYEACMKEFATAGIAVMSAAVADYTPAVTEPEKIKKSSGSITVELTKTKDILKALGQEKRKGQLLVGFALETTNEKEYALGKLASKNADIIVLNSLNDEGAGFGYDTNKITIFERSGNEIPYERKPKQQVAHDIVDRIVNMLYAQ
- the porD gene encoding type IX secretion system protein PorD: MRNKLFLLVLVFSGLQATVTAQELQARININASQVSSQTDKKIFSTLQNSLNTFLNNRKWTNETFQANEKIVCHFLIVIRAALPGNVYQASITVQAARPVFNASYETPLINFQDESFNFKYVEYQPIEFNENRVSGSDPLVSNLTATLAYYVYVILGLDFDSFALRGGDPYFQKAQAIVNNAPENRDIAGWKAFDGLRNRYWLMENLTNNRYTLVHDAIYSYYRLGMDAMYENEKEGRNGILNTLNILNTLNTDISNTMIIPFFFQGKTNELVRVFKKATPEEKQKAREILMKVDLSNANTYKQELK